The Vanessa atalanta chromosome 24, ilVanAtal1.2, whole genome shotgun sequence genome has a segment encoding these proteins:
- the LOC125073319 gene encoding caspase-1-like — protein sequence MENEDLMAYIYSRDSHDGELSSLPQINDENSGDDAECNDKNTSEPGTPTPEIEKTLYNTRALNKTDSTYRLESFQKHYMMIFNQENIVGFNPRLGTEKDVSALCKTFSEYNFEINVHKDLTKLQIMEELKILSERDFTDYGCIVIAVLTHGTYGGLLRAKDMQYSEGEIINHLKTHDKPTLLTKPKFLIVQACRGTRPIRGMVVARVGKISKDIDKDEEPYTLPIESDMLILHSSYSGNPSHRDELYGSWLIQALCAEITNSSPALDLESILTDVKRRVAIDRSHKVYNKQTYEIDINKQMPVVTSTLIRKLYLRKYNDEQSSPEVHCDRGLNCQNEVFDGEVPGTPLFPQLGPCFCFLNHYTYLKQCLRYVVAENSEDRVAKSYLDISETLEDSDDFNATKEKLATLISEHLSSYAGSLDFYKYLYLYKRRL from the exons ATGGAAAATGAAGATTTAATGGCGTATATATATTCACGTGATAGTCACGATGGCGAATTGTCATCTTTGCCGCAAATAAATGATGAAAATTCAGGTGATGATGCTGaatgtaatgataaaaatacaagtGAACCCGGAACGCCGACCCCTGAAATTGAAAAGACATTGTACAATACAAGAGCTCTTAACAAAACTGATTCGACGTACAGACTTGAATCATTTCAGAAACACTATATGATGATATTCAATCAAGAAAACATCGTTGGATTCAATCCACGGCTAGGAACTGAAAAGGATGTCTCAGCACTTTGCAAAACTTTCTCGGAATATAACTTTGAAATCAACGTACATAAAGATTTGACGAAGTTACAAATAATGGAAGAacttaaaatat TGTCAGAGAGAGACTTCACAGATTATGGGTGTATTGTAATAGCGGTGCTTACACACGGGACATATGGAGGCCTGCTCAGGGCGAAGGACATGCAATACAGCGAAGGTGAAATAATAAACCATCTCAAAACTCATGACAAGCCCACGTTGTTAACCAAACCGAAGTTCCTAATAGTTCAG GCATGTCGAGGGACGAGACCGATACGAGGCATGGTTGTGGCACGAGTAGGAAAAATAAGCAAAGATATCGATAAAGATGAAGAGCCTTATACATTACCAATTGAATCTGATATGCTAATTCTTCACAGCTCATACAGTGGTAACCCTTCTCACAG AGACGAGCTCTACGGTTCGTGGTTAATACAAGCACTTTGCGCTGAAATCACAAACAGTTCTCCAGCACTGGACCTTGAATCTATCTTAACCGATGTCAAAAGAAGAGTTGCAATCGACAGGTCCCATAAAGTATACAACAAACAGACGTACGAGattgacataaataaacaaatgccaGTGGTGACGTCGACGTTAATAAGAAAACTTTATCTAAGGAAGTATAATGATGAACAATCATCGCCGGAAGTTCATTGCGATAGAGGGTTGAATTGTCAGAACGAAGTTTTCGATGGTGAAGTACCAGGAACTCCCCTGTTTCCGCAACTTGGTCCTTGTTTCTGCTTCTTAAATCATTACACGTATTTGAAGCAGTGTTTAAG gtaTGTAGTGGCGGAGAATTCAGAGGACAGGGTGGCGAAATCATACCTAGATATAAGCGAAACGTTGGAAGATAGTGACGATTTCAATGCAACTAAAGAGAAGTTGGCAACTCTTATTTCAGAACACCTTTCAAGTTACGCTGGTAGCTTAGACTTTTATAAGTATCTGTATCTATATAAGAGAAGGCTTTag